The following are encoded in a window of Rhizobium sp. 11515TR genomic DNA:
- a CDS encoding DUF1656 domain-containing protein encodes MPAEFDLYGVYIPRLLVLMLLTLFVVIILRRLLAWIGVYTLVWHRGLFDLALYVLLLGAVSSVSRWYFT; translated from the coding sequence ATGCCCGCAGAATTCGATCTTTATGGCGTCTATATCCCGCGCCTTCTCGTCCTCATGCTCCTGACGCTGTTTGTCGTCATCATCCTTCGACGCCTGCTCGCATGGATCGGCGTCTACACTCTGGTCTGGCATCGCGGTCTCTTCGATCTCGCGCTTTACGTCCTGCTGCTCGGCGCCGTCTCCTCAGTCTCTCGTTGGTACTTCACATGA
- a CDS encoding efflux RND transporter periplasmic adaptor subunit: MNALKLIGRVAVTLIFVIAAVYVGRHLWGHYMDEPWTRDARLRADVVGIAPDVSGLVSEVLVKDNQTVKKGDILFRVDRDRFAIALEQADAALASSKAALEQAQRESARQARLGDAASLQQKEQALTTVQQDEAAVRQATANRELAQLNLDRSEVRATVNGTISNLSLRPGDYVSAGTAKVALIDSDSLRVEGYFEETKLPRIQIGDEVHIHLMGQAEKLTGHVESIAYGIEDRERTSGSLLANITPTFSWVRLAQRVPVRIALDKVPDGTKLIAGLTATVEVQEQGQAKIASAAE, translated from the coding sequence ATGAACGCGTTAAAACTCATCGGCCGTGTGGCCGTTACACTCATTTTCGTTATTGCCGCCGTCTATGTCGGCCGTCACCTCTGGGGCCATTACATGGATGAACCGTGGACGCGCGATGCGCGCCTCAGGGCTGATGTCGTCGGCATCGCGCCTGACGTCTCCGGCCTGGTGAGCGAGGTCCTCGTCAAGGACAACCAGACCGTCAAGAAGGGTGATATCCTCTTCCGCGTTGATCGCGATCGCTTTGCCATCGCTCTCGAACAGGCGGATGCGGCCCTTGCCAGCAGCAAGGCGGCTCTCGAACAGGCTCAGCGCGAAAGCGCTCGGCAGGCGCGCCTTGGGGATGCCGCCTCCCTGCAGCAGAAGGAGCAGGCGCTGACCACCGTGCAGCAGGATGAAGCGGCTGTTCGCCAGGCGACTGCCAATCGCGAGCTCGCCCAGCTCAATCTCGACCGCTCCGAAGTTCGCGCCACCGTCAACGGCACGATCTCGAACCTCAGCCTGCGTCCGGGCGACTATGTTTCCGCCGGCACTGCCAAGGTGGCGCTGATCGACAGCGATTCCCTGCGTGTCGAAGGCTATTTCGAAGAAACCAAGCTGCCGCGCATCCAGATCGGCGACGAAGTTCATATCCACTTGATGGGTCAGGCCGAGAAACTGACCGGTCATGTCGAGAGCATCGCTTACGGCATCGAGGACCGCGAGCGCACCTCCGGCAGCCTGCTTGCCAACATCACGCCGACCTTCAGCTGGGTACGCCTGGCGCAGCGTGTGCCAGTGCGCATCGCGCTCGACAAGGTACCCGATGGCACGAAGCTCATCGCCGGCCTCACGGCGACCGTCGAAGTGCAGGAACAGGGCCAAGCCAAGATCGCCAGCGCTGCGGAATGA
- the msrQ gene encoding protein-methionine-sulfoxide reductase heme-binding subunit MsrQ — protein sequence MAFSFALPKRWQPASVWALYAVGLLPAAWEFYLGATDQLGADAVKTFELFLGLWAIRFLLLTLAVTPLRDLFGWNYLRYRRALGLLCFYYALMHLTVYMVLDQALDVQAVVDDVLKRPFIMFGMAGLVMLLALAVTSNNFSIKRLGKKWIWLHRLVYIIAACGALHFALSTKVLSVEQFIYIGLLIAMILYRSYRPIMMERRRAARKPATASSSRAA from the coding sequence ATGGCTTTCTCCTTCGCTCTTCCCAAGCGCTGGCAGCCCGCCTCCGTCTGGGCGCTCTACGCTGTCGGGCTTTTACCGGCCGCCTGGGAATTCTATCTCGGGGCGACGGATCAGCTCGGCGCCGATGCCGTCAAGACGTTCGAGCTATTCTTGGGGCTATGGGCGATCCGCTTTCTGCTTTTGACGCTTGCGGTCACGCCGCTTCGCGATCTCTTTGGCTGGAACTATCTGCGCTATCGCCGCGCGCTCGGCCTGCTTTGCTTCTATTACGCGCTGATGCATCTGACGGTCTATATGGTCCTAGACCAGGCGCTGGACGTACAGGCCGTCGTCGATGATGTGCTGAAGCGGCCCTTCATCATGTTCGGCATGGCAGGACTTGTCATGCTGCTGGCTTTGGCCGTGACGTCGAACAATTTCTCGATCAAGCGTCTCGGCAAGAAATGGATCTGGCTGCATCGCCTCGTCTATATCATCGCCGCCTGTGGTGCCCTGCACTTCGCGCTATCGACTAAGGTGCTATCCGTGGAGCAGTTCATCTATATCGGCCTGCTGATCGCCATGATCCTCTACAGATCCTACCGGCCGATCATGATGGAAAGGCGACGGGCAGCACGCAAGCCGGCTACGGCTTCTAGTTCCAGAGCGGCCTGA